One genomic segment of Acinetobacter sp. C26M includes these proteins:
- a CDS encoding accessory factor UbiK family protein has protein sequence MIETLLQAILQQVDQPKKDLEKNLRALLNESIEKLDLVSKQELDRQRTALNIANQRLTELQQQMKILEEIVQNKK, from the coding sequence ATGATTGAGACTCTTTTACAGGCAATTTTGCAGCAAGTAGACCAACCTAAAAAAGATTTAGAAAAAAACTTACGTGCATTATTGAATGAAAGTATCGAAAAACTAGATCTTGTCTCTAAGCAAGAACTCGACCGTCAAAGAACTGCACTCAATATAGCCAATCAACGCCTTACTGAACTTCAGCAACAGATGAAAATACTTGAGGAAATCGTTCAGAATAAAAAATAA
- the nrdR gene encoding transcriptional regulator NrdR → MHCPFCNAADSKVIDSRLAAEGCQIRRRRECVICGERFTTFESYDVVMPRVIKSDGKSEPFDEEKLRRSLMHALQKRPVTQEQIETVLSDIQSQIRRLGERDVKSRTIGEIVMQALFALDHVAYVRFASVYQDFQDVEAFRHQIEQMQQRENEA, encoded by the coding sequence ATGCATTGTCCATTTTGTAACGCTGCTGATAGTAAAGTCATAGACTCCCGTTTGGCTGCCGAAGGCTGCCAGATTCGTCGTCGTCGTGAGTGTGTTATTTGTGGGGAGCGTTTTACCACCTTTGAAAGTTATGATGTAGTGATGCCACGCGTCATCAAATCGGATGGTAAAAGTGAGCCGTTTGACGAGGAAAAATTGCGTCGTTCCTTAATGCATGCCTTACAAAAACGTCCTGTCACTCAAGAACAAATTGAAACGGTACTCAGTGATATTCAATCGCAGATTCGTCGTCTAGGCGAGCGTGATGTCAAATCCAGAACCATTGGTGAAATTGTGATGCAGGCATTATTTGCATTGGATCATGTCGCCTACGTTAGATTTGCCTCTGTGTATCAGGATTTCCAAGATGTAGAAGCATTTCGCCACCAGATTGAGCAAATGCAACAACGTGAAAATGAAGCTTAA
- a CDS encoding YifB family Mg chelatase-like AAA ATPase has protein sequence MSFAKIYTRGLLGLHAPQIEVEVHISSGLPSLTIVGLPEAAVRESKDRVRSAIINSGFQFPTKRLTINLAPADLPKDGSRLDLPIALGILIASGQLPENSTEGFEFIGELALDGHLRPISGALTIAMACQHAQHRLLLPTANLDEANQLPNFEVYAANHLQEVCAHFSGNSQIQAAPQRITAAASYYQFDLADVKGQLRPRRALEIAAAGGHSLLFKGPPGTGKTLLASRLPSILPPLNARENLEVASIYSVANAQHTFGQRPFRAPHHTASAIALVGGGSQPKPGEITLAHLGVLFLDELPEFDRKVLEVLRQPLESKEIVISRAARQMTFPANFQFIAAMNPCPCGYAFNQDSRCQCSAESIQRYQNRISGPLLDRIDLHIDVPPLQAQELQDRTPTENSDTVRQRVIHAYEKQIQRQQCLNQALSPKLLEQHASLDNSSTKIIEMAQQRLNLSARAYHRVLRVARTIADLAQSESISSQHITEALSYRGQQK, from the coding sequence ATGTCTTTTGCCAAGATCTATACGAGAGGCTTATTGGGGCTACATGCCCCGCAAATTGAAGTTGAAGTCCACATTAGTTCAGGCTTGCCTTCACTCACAATTGTCGGGTTACCCGAAGCTGCAGTACGTGAAAGTAAAGACCGTGTCCGCTCAGCCATCATTAATAGCGGTTTTCAGTTTCCAACCAAGCGCTTAACCATTAATTTAGCGCCTGCGGATTTACCTAAAGATGGTTCCAGACTCGACTTACCGATTGCGCTCGGTATTCTGATCGCTTCAGGACAGTTACCAGAAAATAGCACTGAAGGCTTTGAATTTATTGGTGAACTGGCATTAGATGGACATTTACGCCCCATATCAGGTGCATTGACCATTGCGATGGCTTGTCAACACGCCCAACATCGCTTATTACTACCAACTGCAAATTTAGATGAAGCCAACCAGCTTCCCAATTTTGAAGTCTATGCAGCCAATCATCTACAAGAGGTTTGTGCACATTTTTCGGGCAATTCCCAGATTCAAGCTGCACCACAAAGAATAACCGCAGCCGCCTCCTATTATCAATTCGATCTTGCCGATGTAAAAGGACAACTTCGCCCACGTCGTGCTTTGGAAATTGCTGCCGCCGGTGGGCACTCATTATTGTTTAAAGGGCCCCCAGGGACTGGAAAAACACTGTTGGCTTCACGCCTTCCTTCTATTTTGCCCCCTTTGAATGCACGCGAAAACTTAGAAGTTGCAAGTATTTATTCGGTTGCTAACGCACAACATACTTTTGGACAAAGACCATTTAGAGCACCACACCATACCGCATCTGCAATTGCTTTGGTTGGCGGTGGTTCCCAGCCCAAACCTGGTGAAATCACCTTGGCGCATTTAGGTGTTTTATTTTTGGATGAGTTGCCTGAGTTTGACCGAAAAGTCCTCGAAGTCTTACGTCAACCACTGGAGTCCAAAGAGATTGTGATTTCACGAGCAGCACGGCAAATGACCTTTCCTGCAAATTTTCAATTTATTGCCGCAATGAATCCTTGTCCTTGTGGTTATGCTTTTAATCAAGATAGCCGCTGCCAATGTTCAGCAGAAAGCATTCAGCGTTATCAAAATCGAATTTCTGGTCCTTTATTAGATCGTATTGATTTGCACATTGATGTACCGCCCTTACAGGCACAAGAATTACAGGATCGAACCCCAACCGAAAACTCTGACACGGTACGACAACGGGTTATCCATGCTTATGAAAAACAGATCCAAAGACAACAGTGTTTAAATCAGGCACTCTCACCCAAATTATTAGAACAGCATGCTTCGTTAGATAACAGCTCGACGAAAATTATTGAAATGGCACAACAGCGGCTCAACCTTTCTGCTCGTGCCTATCATCGGGTGTTAAGAGTGGCTCGAACCATTGCAGATTTAGCTCAGAGTGAGTCAATCAGTAGTCAACATATTACTGAAGCATTGTCCTATCGCGGCCAGCAAAAATAA
- the glnK gene encoding P-II family nitrogen regulator — MKLVTAIVKPFKLDDVREALSEIGVQGITVTEVKGFGRQKGHTELYRGAEYVVDFLPKVKIEIAISDEMVDAVIESITRVASTGKIGDGKIFVTNLEQVIRIRTGETGPDAV; from the coding sequence ATGAAGCTTGTAACTGCAATTGTAAAACCATTTAAATTAGATGATGTGCGTGAAGCACTCTCTGAAATTGGTGTTCAAGGGATTACCGTAACTGAAGTCAAAGGTTTCGGACGTCAAAAAGGTCATACTGAATTGTATCGTGGTGCAGAGTATGTCGTTGATTTCTTACCGAAAGTAAAAATTGAAATTGCGATTAGTGATGAAATGGTTGATGCAGTCATTGAATCAATTACTCGTGTCGCAAGCACAGGCAAAATTGGTGATGGAAAAATCTTTGTCACGAATTTAGAGCAAGTGATCCGTATCCGTACGGGTGAGACTGGGCCAGATGCTGTCTAA
- the ribD gene encoding bifunctional diaminohydroxyphosphoribosylaminopyrimidine deaminase/5-amino-6-(5-phosphoribosylamino)uracil reductase RibD, which translates to MSELTQEHLSEQQYWMQQAIALARNGLYSTKPNPNVGCVIVKDGQLIGEGYHPKAGQPHAEVFALRQAGDNAKGATAYVTLEPCAHYGRTPPCAEALVKAQVKKVVIACSDPNPLVAGKGVKILQDAGIEVETGICTESAKTLNFGFLKAMSTGLPYVRLKIASSLDGRTAMASGESKWITGTVARQDVQHWRAISGAVITGIQTVLADDCELNVRALDGIELSTVVQPKRIVLDRQGRLPLSAKILQNPETVMVMTPFRQELADLGVIQLPPQALNQLLQTLSQQYQVYDVLVEAGATLSTAFLQQGLVDEMISYVAPTLLGQSARAMFSAEFSKMAEQLRFELVDVTQLGQDIRLRLLPIQEMI; encoded by the coding sequence ATGTCTGAGTTAACCCAAGAGCATTTATCCGAACAACAGTACTGGATGCAACAAGCCATTGCTTTGGCTCGGAATGGTCTCTATTCGACCAAACCAAATCCAAATGTGGGTTGTGTGATTGTCAAAGACGGTCAGTTGATTGGGGAAGGCTATCACCCTAAAGCGGGTCAGCCGCATGCGGAAGTTTTTGCCCTGCGCCAAGCGGGTGACAATGCTAAAGGTGCCACTGCGTATGTAACCTTAGAACCGTGTGCACATTATGGTCGAACACCACCTTGTGCTGAAGCTTTGGTCAAAGCTCAAGTGAAGAAAGTCGTAATTGCCTGTTCAGATCCAAATCCACTGGTTGCGGGCAAGGGTGTGAAAATTCTACAAGATGCGGGTATTGAGGTTGAAACGGGGATTTGTACGGAAAGTGCAAAAACGCTCAACTTTGGCTTTTTAAAGGCTATGTCAACGGGTTTGCCTTATGTGCGTTTAAAAATTGCATCAAGTCTAGATGGTCGTACCGCGATGGCTTCAGGTGAGTCGAAGTGGATTACTGGCACGGTAGCTCGACAAGATGTACAGCATTGGCGTGCTATTTCAGGTGCGGTGATTACTGGTATTCAAACCGTTTTAGCGGATGATTGTGAGCTGAATGTACGTGCATTGGATGGTATTGAGCTAAGTACCGTGGTGCAGCCGAAGCGTATTGTATTGGATCGCCAAGGACGACTACCGCTTTCAGCAAAGATTTTACAAAATCCAGAAACAGTGATGGTGATGACACCATTTCGTCAAGAACTTGCTGATTTAGGCGTGATACAATTGCCACCGCAAGCTTTAAATCAATTATTGCAGACCTTATCTCAACAATACCAAGTTTATGACGTATTGGTTGAGGCTGGCGCAACCTTATCAACTGCCTTTTTACAGCAAGGTTTGGTTGATGAAATGATAAGTTATGTTGCACCAACTTTACTTGGTCAATCTGCGCGAGCTATGTTCAGTGCTGAATTTAGCAAGATGGCAGAGCAACTTCGTTTTGAGTTGGTTGATGTAACCCAACTTGGGCAAGATATTCGCCTAAGATTGCTCCCTATCCAAGAGATGATATGA
- a CDS encoding ammonium transporter, which produces MKKMLMALSLSGALLGGSAVVWAEDAASTPATEQTVAVADTGTATTEIVAVEAPVAEEAAPAAVATVDTGDTAWVLVSTALVLLMTIPGLALFYGGMVRKKNVLSTMMFSLSAAILVSLIWVIAGYSLAFSGSGAYVGDLGKAMLNGVAFDALSGTIPESLFVIFQMTFAIITVAIISGSIADRMKYSAFMAFIAVWVILVYAPITHWVWAADGWLFKAGALDFAGGTVVHINAGVAGLVAAYMLGKRTGLGRESMAPHNLTLTVIGASLIWVGWFGFNGGSALGAGARASMAILVTQVAAAAAAFSWLIVERLIRGKASVLGGASGAVAGLVVITPAAGFVGVGGALIMGLIGGVVCFWGITALKRLLKADDALDAFGLHAVGGIVGAILTGIFYSDEIIKAANVALAPTFAGQLWVQIEGVLATIAYSAIVTFIILKVIDLVIGIRVSADDERMGLDLSQHGERIE; this is translated from the coding sequence ATGAAAAAAATGCTTATGGCGCTCAGTCTATCTGGCGCACTCTTAGGTGGTTCAGCGGTGGTTTGGGCAGAAGATGCTGCATCAACACCAGCGACTGAACAAACTGTAGCCGTAGCGGACACGGGCACTGCAACAACTGAAATTGTTGCAGTTGAAGCGCCTGTTGCTGAAGAAGCTGCGCCAGCTGCTGTGGCGACAGTAGATACAGGTGATACAGCTTGGGTTCTTGTTTCAACAGCACTCGTTCTGTTGATGACTATTCCTGGTTTGGCGCTGTTCTATGGTGGTATGGTCCGTAAGAAAAACGTTCTTAGTACCATGATGTTCAGCCTTTCAGCAGCAATCTTGGTCAGCTTAATCTGGGTGATTGCAGGATACTCCTTAGCTTTCTCTGGTTCAGGTGCTTATGTTGGTGACTTGGGCAAGGCGATGTTGAATGGCGTTGCATTCGATGCCTTAAGTGGAACAATTCCTGAAAGCTTATTTGTTATTTTCCAAATGACGTTTGCGATCATCACGGTTGCGATTATCAGCGGTTCGATTGCAGATCGTATGAAATATTCAGCATTTATGGCTTTTATCGCAGTATGGGTAATTTTGGTTTATGCACCAATCACTCACTGGGTATGGGCGGCTGATGGCTGGTTATTCAAAGCGGGTGCATTAGATTTTGCGGGTGGTACCGTTGTCCATATTAACGCAGGTGTTGCAGGTTTAGTTGCAGCTTATATGCTAGGTAAACGTACTGGTTTAGGCCGTGAATCAATGGCTCCACATAACTTAACTTTAACGGTTATTGGTGCAAGCTTGATTTGGGTAGGTTGGTTCGGCTTTAACGGTGGTAGTGCGTTAGGTGCTGGTGCGCGTGCAAGTATGGCGATTCTTGTAACTCAAGTTGCTGCTGCCGCTGCTGCATTCTCTTGGCTAATTGTAGAACGTCTAATTCGTGGTAAAGCATCAGTACTTGGTGGCGCATCAGGTGCAGTTGCTGGTTTGGTTGTGATTACGCCTGCTGCTGGTTTCGTCGGTGTTGGTGGTGCCTTAATCATGGGCTTGATTGGTGGCGTGGTGTGCTTCTGGGGGATTACTGCCCTGAAACGCCTACTTAAAGCGGATGATGCCTTGGATGCATTCGGTTTACACGCAGTAGGTGGTATTGTCGGTGCGATTCTTACAGGGATCTTCTATAGCGATGAAATCATCAAAGCGGCTAATGTTGCACTAGCTCCGACTTTTGCTGGTCAATTATGGGTACAAATTGAAGGTGTATTAGCAACAATCGCATATAGCGCAATTGTAACCTTCATTATCCTGAAAGTGATTGATTTGGTGATTGGTATCCGTGTCAGCGCTGATGATGAGCGTATGGGTCTTGACCTTAGCCAACATGGCGAACGTATCGAATAA